One stretch of Alphaproteobacteria bacterium DNA includes these proteins:
- a CDS encoding NAD(+)--dinitrogen-reductase ADP-D-ribosyltransferase, translated as MARPDEEAARGHSTNLIGIPTGLLASVAYNDYPVALHIAGVRETNKGLFQEMLPRAESIEEAAWAFQEWMGSMFGLEPEQLEKGGGAKEKKRFRSSYLRLLKGWGFETNTPEGAVMKGWVESRFGLFPTFHKEPVGRVGSKGWVAYTEEKMSSRFHSNSIYLQLDLLYEFCQWSLARFFLSGRKHLTLYRGVNSYEEQVLVERIDKRTIVVRLNNLNSFSSSRDIAGEFGDHILEALVPASKILFFNALLPTAPLKGEHEYMVIGGDFRVKASYF; from the coding sequence GTGGCTCGGCCGGATGAAGAAGCCGCAAGGGGGCACAGCACCAATCTGATCGGCATACCGACGGGGCTTTTGGCCTCGGTGGCCTATAACGACTATCCCGTGGCCTTGCACATCGCGGGCGTGCGCGAGACCAACAAGGGCCTGTTCCAAGAAATGCTGCCCCGGGCGGAAAGCATCGAGGAAGCCGCCTGGGCCTTTCAGGAATGGATGGGGTCCATGTTCGGCCTGGAACCTGAGCAGCTGGAAAAAGGCGGCGGGGCCAAGGAAAAGAAGCGCTTCCGTTCCAGTTATCTGCGCTTGTTGAAAGGCTGGGGTTTCGAAACCAACACGCCGGAAGGCGCTGTCATGAAAGGTTGGGTGGAAAGCCGATTTGGCCTGTTTCCCACTTTTCACAAGGAACCGGTGGGACGCGTGGGCAGCAAAGGCTGGGTGGCCTATACTGAAGAAAAGATGTCCAGCCGCTTCCATTCCAATTCCATCTATCTGCAACTGGACTTGCTGTATGAATTCTGCCAATGGTCGCTGGCGCGCTTTTTTCTGTCCGGTCGCAAGCATCTGACGCTATATAGAGGCGTGAACAGTTACGAGGAGCAGGTTCTGGTCGAGCGCATCGACAAACGCACCATTGTCGTGCGGCTCAACAATCTGAATTCCTTTTCGTCTTCGCGCGACATTGCGGGCGAATTCGGCGATCACATCCTGGAGGCCCTTGTGCCAGCATCTAAAATTCTGTTCTTCAACGCCCTTCTGCCTACCGCGCCCTTGAAGGGCGAACATGAATATATGGTCATCGGCGGCGATTTTCGCGTTAAGGCGAGCTATTTCTAA
- the nifH gene encoding nitrogenase iron protein — MALRQIAFYGKGGIGKSTTSQNTLAALVEMGQKILIVGCDPKADSTRLILNTKLQDTVLALAAEKGSVEDLELEDVMKIGYKGIKCTEAGGPEPGVGCAGRGVITAINFLEENGAYDDVDYVSYDVLGDVVCGGFAMPIRENKAQEIYIVMSGEMMALYAANNIAKGILKYAHSGGVRLGGLICNERQTDRELELAEALAKRLGCKMIHFVPRENIVQHAELRRMTVIQYAPDCAQANEYRQLAQKIHDNCGKGVIPTPISMEELEEMLLEFGIMKSDEQALAELEAKTKKGAA, encoded by the coding sequence ATGGCACTTCGTCAGATCGCTTTCTACGGCAAGGGCGGCATCGGCAAGTCGACCACCTCGCAAAACACTCTGGCTGCGCTGGTCGAGATGGGTCAGAAGATTCTGATCGTCGGTTGCGATCCCAAGGCCGATTCGACCCGCCTGATTCTCAACACCAAGCTGCAGGACACCGTGCTGGCTCTGGCCGCCGAGAAGGGGTCCGTCGAGGATCTCGAACTCGAAGACGTGATGAAGATTGGCTACAAGGGCATCAAGTGCACGGAAGCCGGCGGTCCCGAGCCGGGCGTGGGCTGCGCAGGACGCGGCGTGATCACCGCCATCAACTTCTTGGAAGAAAACGGCGCCTATGACGACGTCGACTATGTTTCCTACGACGTGCTGGGCGACGTGGTGTGCGGCGGCTTCGCCATGCCCATCCGCGAAAACAAGGCGCAGGAAATTTACATCGTCATGTCAGGCGAGATGATGGCGCTGTATGCCGCCAACAACATCGCCAAGGGCATTCTGAAATACGCCCATTCGGGCGGCGTTCGCTTGGGTGGCCTGATCTGCAACGAGCGTCAGACCGACCGCGAGCTGGAACTGGCCGAGGCATTGGCCAAGCGCCTGGGTTGCAAGATGATCCATTTCGTGCCGCGCGAAAACATCGTCCAGCACGCCGAGCTGCGCCGCATGACGGTCATTCAGTACGCTCCCGATTGCGCCCAAGCCAACGAATATCGTCAGCTGGCCCAGAAGATCCACGACAACTGCGGCAAGGGCGTCATTCCCACGCCGATCTCGATGGAAGAGCTGGAAGAAATGCTGCTCGAATTCGGCATCATGAAGTCGGACGAACAGGCTTTGGCCGAGCTTGAAGCCAAGACGAAGAAGGGTGCTGCGTAA
- the nifD gene encoding nitrogenase molybdenum-iron protein alpha chain: protein MDGMNPDVKAERKALIEEVLSAYPEKTAKKRARHLNVYDEGKPDCGVKSNIKSAPGVMTIRGCAYAGSKGVVFGPLKDMVHISHGPVGCGQYSWSQRRNYYTGTTGVDTFVTMQITSDFQERDIVFGGDKKLEKVIDEIHTMFPLNKGVSIQSECPVGLIGDDIEAVAKKKGKEHGKLVVPVRCEGFRGVSQSLGHHIANDAVRDWMLGKGKSKEFETTPYDVVVIGDYNIGGDAWASRILLEDMGLRVIGLWSGDATLAEIERGNKGKLNLIHCYRSMNYICRHMEEQYNIPWMEYNFFGPTQIAKSLRAIAEKFDDKIKAGAERVIAKYQPLADAVLAKYKPRLQGKKAMLYVGGLRPRHVADAYGDLGIDIIGTGYEFAHSDDYQRTAEYIKDATLVYDDVTDYELEKFIDKMRPDLVGSGIKEKYSTQKMGVPFRQLHSWDYSGPYHGYDGFAVFARDMDMAINSPVWALNKAPWKAA, encoded by the coding sequence ATGGATGGCATGAACCCGGACGTAAAGGCCGAGCGCAAGGCCCTGATCGAGGAGGTCCTCTCGGCTTATCCCGAGAAGACCGCCAAGAAGCGCGCACGACACTTGAACGTCTACGATGAGGGCAAGCCCGATTGTGGCGTCAAGTCGAACATCAAGTCAGCCCCCGGCGTCATGACCATCCGTGGCTGCGCCTATGCCGGTTCGAAAGGCGTGGTCTTCGGCCCGCTGAAGGACATGGTGCATATCAGCCATGGCCCGGTCGGTTGCGGTCAATATTCCTGGTCGCAGCGCCGCAACTACTACACCGGCACCACCGGCGTCGACACCTTCGTGACCATGCAGATCACCAGCGATTTCCAGGAACGCGACATCGTCTTCGGCGGCGACAAGAAGCTGGAAAAGGTGATCGACGAAATCCACACGATGTTCCCGCTCAACAAGGGCGTCTCGATCCAGTCGGAATGTCCGGTCGGTCTGATCGGCGACGACATCGAAGCCGTCGCCAAGAAGAAGGGCAAGGAGCACGGCAAGCTGGTCGTGCCCGTGCGTTGCGAAGGTTTTCGCGGCGTTTCTCAGTCGCTCGGCCATCACATCGCCAACGACGCCGTGCGCGACTGGATGCTGGGCAAGGGCAAGTCGAAGGAATTCGAAACCACCCCTTACGACGTGGTCGTGATCGGCGACTACAACATCGGCGGCGACGCCTGGGCCAGCCGCATCCTGCTGGAAGACATGGGGCTTCGCGTCATCGGCCTGTGGTCGGGCGACGCCACCCTGGCCGAGATCGAGCGCGGCAACAAAGGCAAGCTCAATCTCATCCACTGCTACCGCTCGATGAACTATATCTGCCGCCATATGGAAGAGCAGTACAACATCCCCTGGATGGAGTACAACTTCTTCGGCCCCACCCAGATCGCCAAGTCGCTTCGCGCCATCGCCGAGAAGTTCGACGACAAGATCAAGGCTGGCGCCGAGCGCGTGATCGCCAAGTATCAGCCTTTGGCCGATGCGGTGCTTGCCAAATACAAGCCGCGTCTGCAAGGCAAGAAGGCGATGCTGTATGTCGGCGGTCTGCGTCCGCGTCACGTTGCCGACGCTTACGGCGATCTTGGCATCGACATCATCGGCACGGGCTATGAATTCGCGCATAGCGACGATTATCAGCGCACCGCCGAATATATCAAAGACGCCACGCTGGTCTATGACGACGTGACCGACTACGAGTTGGAAAAGTTCATCGACAAGATGCGCCCCGATCTCGTCGGTTCCGGCATCAAGGAAAAGTACTCGACCCAGAAGATGGGCGTGCCTTTCCGCCAGTTGCACTCGTGGGATTACTCAGGCCCCTATCACGGTTACGACGGTTTCGCCGTCTTCGCCCGCGATATGGACATGGCGATCAATAGCCCGGTATGGGCCTTGAACAAGGCCCCCTGGAAAGCCGC